Proteins from one Xenorhabdus griffiniae genomic window:
- a CDS encoding DUF2857 domain-containing protein, whose amino-acid sequence MTKQLSMSGNNLLTNLIMEIKSGNLRRCDSLGLSPDEIRMLNNLTLEDLYYLSKSQVSVITYHIHHENLYLILEQSRLEQKRNECIDRALALGASIEMMHHYFGLSPVDVSTRRRLANLRVSVGRSSNLSEQAREALWSRWKKSDIQNINSAEGFEMMMLLAEELALSLTAVWNNLQDLLEVSPVNTKKRSLKRKIRNLV is encoded by the coding sequence ATGACAAAGCAATTATCAATGTCAGGTAATAATTTATTAACTAATCTTATTATGGAAATTAAGTCTGGCAACTTAAGGCGTTGTGATTCATTAGGATTAAGTCCAGACGAAATTCGGATGTTGAATAATCTGACACTTGAGGATTTATATTATCTTTCCAAAAGTCAAGTGTCTGTTATTACATATCATATACATCATGAAAACCTATACTTAATTTTAGAGCAATCGCGGTTAGAACAAAAAAGAAACGAGTGTATTGATAGGGCATTAGCATTAGGTGCATCTATAGAAATGATGCATCACTATTTTGGACTCTCTCCTGTAGACGTCAGCACTCGCAGACGATTAGCGAATTTAAGAGTATCTGTTGGACGTTCTTCTAATTTGAGTGAGCAAGCTAGAGAAGCTCTTTGGAGTCGTTGGAAAAAATCCGATATTCAAAATATAAACAGTGCAGAAGGATTTGAAATGATGATGTTGCTGGCAGAAGAATTAGCATTATCACTAACGGCTGTTTGGAATAATCTTCAAGATTTGCTAGAAGTTTCACCTGTAAATACTAAAAAAAGGAGTCTTAAACGTAAAATAAGGAACCTAGTGTGA
- a CDS encoding DUF7168 domain-containing protein, protein MMCEDNLQYLKRLINTMPPFFNTGRHKKDHDEKELKKLIFLIREFQTVAMKNTQKEIFSTQLVELAKHEIDWNLLLMLCSEVTGSGVLLQKSELSERSFDVIFYGLGHRSEIAKILFIELKDRLRLATYRYLRKNLEVERCQSTPFSLLRKQMKHKFCVQWVGQLWIEMSPLKLHCNEIHHMNDWKVEFYGHSVVGFHIGDQNNDKAIINVR, encoded by the coding sequence ATGATGTGTGAAGATAATTTACAATATCTCAAACGTCTAATTAATACTATGCCTCCCTTTTTCAATACAGGGCGGCATAAAAAAGATCATGATGAAAAAGAGTTGAAAAAACTTATCTTTCTGATACGTGAATTTCAGACTGTTGCTATGAAAAATACACAAAAAGAAATTTTTTCAACTCAATTAGTGGAATTGGCTAAACATGAAATAGATTGGAATCTTTTGTTAATGCTCTGCTCAGAAGTTACAGGTTCGGGTGTTTTGCTTCAAAAAAGTGAATTATCTGAACGGTCATTTGATGTTATTTTTTATGGATTAGGTCACCGTTCTGAAATAGCTAAGATATTGTTTATTGAGTTGAAAGATAGGCTGAGGTTGGCAACATATCGTTATTTAAGAAAAAATTTAGAAGTTGAACGTTGTCAATCAACGCCTTTTTCTCTGCTTAGGAAACAAATGAAGCATAAATTTTGTGTGCAGTGGGTTGGGCAATTGTGGATTGAAATGTCACCTTTAAAGCTACATTGCAATGAAATCCATCATATGAATGATTGGAAAGTTGAATTTTATGGTCATTCTGTTGTTGGTTTTCATATTGGGGATCAAAACAATGACAAAGCAATTATCAATGTCAGGTAA
- a CDS encoding ParB family protein produces MKKQKNKKLGDALLLGSFSPNANISNVPENLVIPVSEMPMVLTLDQLNPNPDNPRKVRNPRYDDIKASIKARGLDTVPKVTRDPDGDDTYIFSDGGNTRYQILSELWQETGDERFFRIHCLFKPWPGRLHCIIGHLAENDMRGDLTFIEKAQGVHKARTLFEDKLSKKVTLRELSKLLDKEGFPVHYSSISKMEDALNYLYPYMPTLLENGMGRGQIESLLLLRSNAKRVGKEFLSDSDDKNLPVDVFSNVCAHLDSPELFSLDVFRDELIGELIKNCPHSLLNYDRWLFELNPKTQSKGIFDNVDANQTKNNAEGEVKDKSTTKEHHDDISFPDNESSESKVAANVKQIKATIEDEQVDFVDVNNSSEEEFYSTKKNNTPNGESENEPIETLISPYFESLPSQGKESQPVTLSALYPISPLQDDIEHLQVEIFRSVFSLVDGLGMSEFISQDNSEMRSSGFRVNEGNAPVLTLLKLLSGHDGEVLNHGYLCEVLVGSCTADKIKSPDFDDESILQFIKIVRLLRRLRELQSIYLLDGVTNLNDV; encoded by the coding sequence ATGAAAAAGCAAAAAAATAAAAAATTAGGTGATGCTTTATTACTTGGAAGCTTTTCACCGAATGCGAATATTTCTAATGTTCCTGAAAATCTAGTTATACCAGTGAGTGAAATGCCTATGGTATTAACGCTAGATCAGCTTAACCCAAACCCAGATAACCCTAGAAAGGTGAGGAATCCCCGTTATGATGATATTAAGGCATCGATCAAAGCCCGTGGACTGGATACAGTACCTAAAGTGACTCGAGATCCTGATGGTGACGATACATATATATTTAGTGATGGTGGTAATACCCGCTATCAAATTCTTTCAGAACTATGGCAAGAAACAGGTGATGAGCGTTTTTTTCGAATTCACTGTTTATTCAAACCGTGGCCTGGTCGTTTACATTGTATAATAGGCCATTTGGCAGAAAATGATATGCGTGGCGATTTAACCTTCATAGAAAAAGCGCAAGGAGTTCATAAAGCCAGGACATTGTTTGAAGATAAATTGAGTAAAAAAGTAACATTACGTGAACTTTCTAAGTTACTAGATAAAGAAGGGTTTCCTGTCCATTATTCCAGTATCAGTAAAATGGAAGATGCATTAAATTATTTGTACCCATATATGCCGACCTTATTAGAAAACGGTATGGGTAGAGGTCAAATTGAATCACTACTTTTACTGCGTTCTAATGCTAAACGTGTGGGAAAAGAATTTCTTTCAGATAGCGATGACAAAAACTTACCTGTTGATGTTTTTTCTAATGTTTGCGCTCATCTTGATTCCCCAGAATTATTTTCATTAGATGTATTTCGAGATGAGCTAATTGGAGAGTTAATTAAAAATTGCCCTCATTCATTATTAAATTATGATAGATGGTTATTTGAATTAAATCCTAAAACGCAATCTAAAGGAATTTTTGATAATGTAGATGCAAACCAAACGAAAAATAATGCTGAAGGTGAAGTAAAAGATAAATCTACAACTAAAGAACATCATGACGATATATCTTTTCCAGACAATGAGTCATCAGAATCAAAAGTTGCGGCAAACGTAAAACAGATAAAAGCAACAATTGAAGATGAGCAAGTTGATTTTGTTGACGTTAATAACTCAAGTGAGGAGGAATTTTATAGCACGAAAAAAAATAATACTCCTAATGGTGAATCAGAAAACGAACCAATAGAGACATTAATATCACCATATTTTGAAAGTTTGCCAAGTCAAGGTAAAGAAAGTCAACCGGTAACGTTAAGCGCATTATACCCTATTTCGCCATTGCAGGACGATATTGAACATCTACAAGTAGAAATATTCCGCTCTGTTTTTTCTCTTGTTGATGGATTAGGTATGTCTGAGTTTATTAGCCAAGATAATTCTGAAATGAGATCCTCTGGGTTTAGAGTTAATGAAGGTAATGCACCTGTTCTAACTTTATTGAAATTGTTATCTGGTCATGATGGAGAGGTACTTAATCATGGTTATCTTTGTGAAGTGTTAGTTGGCTCATGTACTGCTGATAAAATAAAAAGTCCAGATTTTGATGATGAATCGATTTTACAGTTCATAAAAATCGTGCGTTTGCTAAGAAGGTTACGTGAATTGCAATCAATATATTTGCTAGATGGAGTCACGAATCTTAATGATGTGTGA
- the dnaB-PI gene encoding SPI-7-type island replicative DNA helicase, translated as MDNLEILGIPKNIDPLAFYAEEAEQSVLGGLMLENDRWDEVAPLLQPEDFFSHAHRIIWQKMAELCHANFPIDLITLQDALEKSGQLEHAGGFAYLATISKYTPSAANIVHYAEIVSKRSRAKGLMNLGKTLVIQSADLRTDALQLCEQAEKQLFLLSEKGAVAEQHSLMDVVSNVIDYLENAIQSNGITGTPTGFADLDKKTCGFQPGDLILLGARPSMGKTALAMAMSQGSLNGTEGVVQFYSIEMPAEQLIQRLVSELASVPLEEIRSGNLDDRDWDKITEALKVISDWKDRLVIDDSSNMTPALLRARARRNARKFGKPNLIVIDYLQLMRSPDQENRTLEIGEISRSLKALAKELRCPVLALSQLNRQLEQRKDKHPVNGDLRDSGSLEQDADLILFLYRDELYDPNSLDKGIAEIIISKQRQGPLGVIKVQFDGRYTRFSDFPQGYDFGMRG; from the coding sequence CACTATTGCAACCTGAAGACTTTTTTTCACATGCGCACCGTATTATCTGGCAAAAAATGGCTGAGTTATGCCACGCTAATTTTCCCATTGATTTAATAACACTACAGGATGCGCTGGAAAAATCTGGTCAACTTGAACACGCAGGAGGTTTTGCGTATTTAGCTACGATATCAAAATATACACCAAGTGCAGCTAATATAGTTCATTACGCTGAAATAGTGTCTAAACGAAGTCGTGCAAAAGGACTAATGAACCTTGGAAAAACATTGGTAATTCAGAGCGCAGATCTTAGGACAGATGCACTTCAGCTTTGCGAACAGGCTGAAAAGCAACTATTCCTTTTATCGGAAAAAGGGGCAGTTGCTGAACAACACTCACTAATGGATGTCGTATCGAATGTTATCGATTATCTTGAAAACGCTATTCAGAGCAATGGAATAACAGGAACTCCAACAGGGTTTGCTGATCTCGATAAAAAAACCTGTGGGTTTCAGCCTGGGGATTTAATCTTATTGGGTGCGCGCCCATCTATGGGAAAAACCGCACTAGCAATGGCAATGTCTCAAGGTTCCCTTAATGGTACAGAAGGGGTTGTGCAGTTTTATAGCATCGAAATGCCAGCGGAACAGTTAATTCAGAGATTGGTTAGCGAATTAGCTTCAGTGCCACTTGAGGAAATACGCAGTGGAAATTTAGATGATAGAGATTGGGATAAAATCACCGAAGCCTTAAAGGTGATATCAGATTGGAAAGACAGATTAGTCATTGATGATAGTAGTAATATGACACCTGCTCTACTACGTGCTCGCGCTCGTCGTAATGCGCGTAAATTTGGTAAACCTAATCTTATTGTCATTGACTACTTGCAACTTATGCGTAGTCCAGATCAAGAAAATCGTACGCTAGAAATTGGTGAAATTTCCCGTAGCTTGAAGGCATTAGCAAAAGAATTACGTTGCCCTGTGCTTGCTTTATCTCAATTAAATCGTCAACTAGAACAACGTAAAGATAAACATCCTGTTAATGGTGATCTTCGTGATTCTGGTTCCCTTGAGCAAGACGCGGATCTTATATTGTTTTTGTATCGTGATGAGCTTTACGACCCCAATTCTTTAGATAAAGGAATAGCAGAAATTATTATTAGTAAGCAACGACAAGGGCCGCTAGGAGTAATTAAAGTTCAGTTTGATGGAAGATACACTCGTTTTTCTGATTTTCCACAAGGATATGATTTTGGGATGAGGGGGTAA